GAATTTTTAGAAGGAGGTCATCTTCCATGAAGACCACCCGGGTTTATCTCGCTATCCTCCTCGCCATTATGGTCGTAACACCAGTCGTGATGGCTGTTGCTGCCCAGCAGCAGGAAGAGCAGGTCATCAATAAGCAGGTTCCCGGCCCTGAGCCGCCGGCGGATCGTATGCTGGCTCTCTACACCAGGAAGCTGAATCTCACGCCAGACCAGCAGGCGCAGATGAAGCCGCTTCTGGAAGAGCGGCAGCAGAAGCTGACCGCACTGCGCAACGACAGCTCGGTGCGGGGAAGGCAGCGCCTTCATCAGGTAAAGCAGATTCGCGATGACGAAGACAAGAAGATCAACACCATCCTGAACGACGACCAGAAGAAGCAATACGCCCAGCTGGAAGAACAGCAGATCGAGCGGATGCGGCAGCACCGTCAGGGCCAGCGGGCGCTTGACGAGGTGCAGTAGCGCATTTCTCCTGTAGGTGTATTGCAGGGCTTGTGCATCTATGGGCGTTTTCCTCAATGAAAACGCCGCTGCACACTCCTCACGGGATACCCAGCAACAGGAGAAATGCTCTAGTCCAGCGTTTACCGTTCCGGTACACCGTTCCTGTGGATCGCTGTTTCCGCATCTAACGGAACGTACTCTTGTACGAATACCTCCCCGGAGGATGGGATACGTGATGAAGCCCCGTCTGCTTGTATTTGCAGCTCTTGTTTTAACTTTTTTCGTTTCTGGAAAGTCATCGCACGCGCAGGCGGTGTACGTCGAAGGAACAGCATCCCGCATCAGCAATTCTGCGAGTGATAACTGGGTCTTTGGGCCGACAGTTGGCGTTTACTTCGATCATGGCGGCGCTCTTCCGGCTCACATCGGTTTGGATGCGCGCGGCCAGTTTCTTTCCAAAGGTTCGACCAGTGTTAAGAACTTCATGATCGGGCCGCGGATCTCGTTCGTTCCACACGTCGTGCCCTTCAAGATCTATGGTCAGGCGGAGATTGGGTTTACCAATTACTCGGTCAACTCTGCCCAGATCGATCACACCGGTTTTGGGTATCAGCTCGACGCCGGGCTGGAGACAACCCTGCTTCCACACATTGACTGGCGTGTGATCGAGTTCGGGTATCAGAACCTTTCCACCGGTTCGACCACCTACCATCCGGTCAACCTCAGCACCGGCCTGGTATTGCGTTTTTAGGGCTGTTGGGGCCGTCTTCGCTAGAGCGCTTTCCCTGAGGGTGCCGTGTAGGGCTTCCGCATCCTATGGGCGTTTTCCGCGATGAAAACGCCGCTGTACGCCCCGTCCGGGATACCCAGCAACAGGGGAAACACTCTAAAATAAAAGACGGACCCATGAGCACAGACAGTAAATACACCCGCAATAACCCGTACCATTCGCGCGTCCTTGTCAATCAGCGTATGACGCTTGCCGACTCTGAAAAAGAGACGCGGCACTACGAGCTGGAGCTTGAGCCCGGCATGCATTACACCCCGGGCGATGCCATCGGCATTCTTCCTGAGAACCGCCCGCACGCGGTGCACGAGGTGCTGGAAACCCTCGGATATACCGGCGAAGAGCGCGTTCTGGACCACTACAAGGTTGAGATCTCCCTGCACGAGGCCGTGCGTACCCGCCTCGGCATCGGCAAGCTGTCTCGCGGTAGCGTGACCGCGCTGGCCAAGATGGCTGACGGCCATCCCAAGGCGGACGAGCTCCGCAAGTACACCCTTCCCGAGAACCGTTCCCTCGCGGAAGAGTATGTCTGGGGACGCGAATTCATCGATCTGATTACTGAATTCCCCGGCATTCTCAAGAATCCGCAGGATCTCTTTACTGTGCTGCAGCGTCTGACGCCGCGCATGTACTCCATCGCCTCCAGCCAGGAGATGAACCCGAACGCCGTGCACACCATCGTGCGCGTTATCCGCTATGACACCCATGGCCGCGAGCGCCAGGGACTCTGCAGCGGACACCTCGCCGAACGTGCCCCTCACGGGTACAAGATGCCTGTCTTCCTGCACGAGAATAAGAACTTTCGTCTTCCCGAGGACACCAATGCCCCGGTCATCATGATCGGTCCCGGCACTGGAATCGCGCCCTTCCGCGCCTTCCTGCAACATCGCCAGGCGCTCGG
This genomic window from Terriglobus albidus contains:
- a CDS encoding outer membrane beta-barrel protein, which codes for MKPRLLVFAALVLTFFVSGKSSHAQAVYVEGTASRISNSASDNWVFGPTVGVYFDHGGALPAHIGLDARGQFLSKGSTSVKNFMIGPRISFVPHVVPFKIYGQAEIGFTNYSVNSAQIDHTGFGYQLDAGLETTLLPHIDWRVIEFGYQNLSTGSTTYHPVNLSTGLVLRF
- a CDS encoding diflavin oxidoreductase, whose protein sequence is MSTDSKYTRNNPYHSRVLVNQRMTLADSEKETRHYELELEPGMHYTPGDAIGILPENRPHAVHEVLETLGYTGEERVLDHYKVEISLHEAVRTRLGIGKLSRGSVTALAKMADGHPKADELRKYTLPENRSLAEEYVWGREFIDLITEFPGILKNPQDLFTVLQRLTPRMYSIASSQEMNPNAVHTIVRVIRYDTHGRERQGLCSGHLAERAPHGYKMPVFLHENKNFRLPEDTNAPVIMIGPGTGIAPFRAFLQHRQALGHKGKNWLFFGEQRQASDFLYQSDLEAWHKDGLLNNFHTAFSRDQKQKVYVQDRMREHAAELYKWLEEGAYFYVCGDASRMAKDVENALLDAIAMGKHGTLDDANAYLAEMKKQKRYQRDVY